From a region of the Pseudomonadaceae bacterium SI-3 genome:
- a CDS encoding pilus assembly protein PilM, whose amino-acid sequence MLGLFTKKANTLLGIDISSTSVKLLELSRSGSRYRVESYAVEPLPPNAVVEKNIAELEGVGQALSRLLGKAKTGVKSAAVAVSGSAVITKSIEMEAGLSDEELENQLKIEADQYIPYPLEEVAIDFEVQGPAPRSPGRVEVLLAACRKENVEIREAALALAGLTAKVVDVEAYALERSYGLLAPQLGAGHDELTVALVDIGATMTTLSVLHNGRTIYTREQLFGGRQLTEEIQRRYGLSMEEAGLAKKQGGLPDDFDSEVLQPFKEAVVQQVSRSLQFFFAAGQFHDVDYILLAGGTASIPGLDRLIQQKIGTQTLVANPFADMALSSKVNAGALASDAPSLMIACGLALRSFD is encoded by the coding sequence GTGCTAGGGCTATTCACTAAGAAAGCGAACACGCTGCTTGGGATCGACATCAGTTCGACGTCCGTCAAGCTACTGGAATTAAGCCGCTCAGGTTCCCGGTATCGGGTTGAGTCCTATGCGGTTGAGCCACTCCCGCCAAATGCTGTGGTTGAAAAAAACATCGCTGAGCTGGAGGGCGTGGGGCAGGCGCTTTCCCGACTGTTAGGCAAGGCAAAAACTGGAGTCAAGTCGGCTGCTGTGGCGGTATCTGGTTCGGCGGTCATCACTAAAAGCATCGAGATGGAAGCCGGGCTCAGCGACGAAGAGCTGGAAAACCAGTTGAAGATCGAAGCTGATCAGTACATTCCCTACCCTCTCGAAGAGGTTGCCATCGATTTCGAGGTGCAGGGTCCCGCCCCTCGTTCGCCTGGCCGGGTTGAAGTGCTACTGGCAGCATGCCGCAAGGAAAACGTGGAAATACGTGAAGCGGCGCTCGCCTTGGCGGGGCTGACGGCAAAGGTCGTTGATGTCGAAGCCTATGCGTTGGAGCGCTCCTATGGCTTGCTGGCGCCCCAGTTGGGTGCTGGACATGACGAGCTGACCGTCGCGCTCGTCGACATCGGTGCGACCATGACCACGCTCAGCGTATTGCACAACGGCCGTACTATTTATACGCGAGAACAACTGTTCGGTGGTCGTCAGCTCACCGAGGAAATACAACGGCGTTATGGGTTGTCAATGGAAGAGGCGGGCCTGGCCAAGAAACAGGGAGGACTCCCAGACGACTTCGACAGCGAAGTGTTGCAGCCGTTCAAGGAAGCGGTCGTTCAACAGGTTTCGCGCTCTCTGCAGTTCTTCTTCGCTGCCGGGCAGTTCCACGATGTGGATTACATTCTTCTGGCAGGCGGTACGGCATCGATCCCGGGGTTGGATCGGCTGATTCAACAGAAAATCGGAACCCAGACTTTAGTCGCCAACCCGTTCGCCGATATGGCATTGAGCAGCAAGGTCAACGCTGGCGCTCTCGCCAGTGATGCCCCGTCCCTGATGATCGCTTGTGGGTTGGCCTTGAGGAGTTTCGACTGA
- a CDS encoding pilus assembly protein PilN, whose protein sequence is MARINLLPWREQLREERKQRFLVSLAGVAVVAVGLLFLADQYFTHAIEQQNARNDFVRKEIAVLDTRIAEIKELRERRQQLLERMKIIQDLQGNRPIIGRVFDQLVRTLPDGVYFTGLKMTGKNIAIVGAAESNNRVSNLMRNLDGSDWLDAPNLNEVKAVTAGAVDQESVFQLTVQQTQPAAAVEGEKP, encoded by the coding sequence ATGGCCCGGATTAACCTTTTACCTTGGCGCGAGCAGCTACGCGAAGAGCGTAAACAGCGTTTCCTGGTGTCGCTGGCCGGGGTGGCCGTTGTGGCAGTGGGTTTATTGTTTCTTGCAGACCAGTACTTCACTCATGCCATCGAGCAACAGAACGCGCGTAACGATTTCGTTCGCAAGGAAATTGCCGTTCTGGATACCCGAATCGCAGAAATCAAGGAATTGAGAGAGCGTCGGCAACAACTGCTCGAGCGGATGAAAATTATCCAGGATCTGCAGGGGAATCGTCCGATCATCGGCCGTGTATTCGACCAACTGGTTCGCACGCTTCCCGATGGCGTTTACTTCACCGGGTTGAAGATGACCGGGAAAAACATCGCCATCGTCGGCGCTGCTGAGTCAAACAACCGAGTCTCTAACCTGATGCGTAATTTGGATGGCTCTGATTGGCTGGATGCGCCGAACCTGAACGAAGTGAAGGCCGTCACCGCAGGGGCGGTCGACCAGGAGAGCGTGTTCCAGTTAACGGTACAACAGACACAACCGGCTGCTGCTGTCGAAGGAGAGAAACCATGA
- a CDS encoding pilus assembly protein PilP: MSLASSMESLRSVDLSDLDMNNLGSWPAAVKVIAAILLMALILGGGYYFYLSDLQASLDQQVAEEDRLKQQFSTKAFQAANLEAYKAQMLEMEASFGALLRQLPSDTEVPGLLEDITRTGLGSGLEFEEIKLQPEVTQQFYIELPIQIKVVGAYHDLATFVSGVSSLPRIVTLHDFEIKPNSKDSSSKLHMSILAKTYRYNDKGLQK, translated from the coding sequence ATGAGTCTGGCTAGCTCGATGGAGAGTCTCCGTAGCGTCGATCTGTCTGATCTGGACATGAACAACCTGGGTTCCTGGCCCGCAGCGGTAAAGGTCATCGCTGCGATATTGCTGATGGCTCTGATTCTCGGCGGTGGTTACTACTTCTATCTCAGTGATCTGCAGGCCAGCCTCGACCAGCAAGTGGCAGAGGAAGATAGGCTCAAGCAACAGTTCTCCACGAAAGCATTTCAGGCGGCGAACCTGGAGGCTTACAAGGCGCAGATGCTTGAGATGGAAGCGTCCTTTGGTGCTCTGCTGCGCCAGTTGCCGAGTGATACCGAGGTGCCGGGTTTGCTTGAGGATATCACCCGTACCGGCCTGGGCAGCGGGCTCGAATTCGAAGAAATCAAGCTGCAGCCAGAAGTGACACAGCAGTTCTATATCGAGTTGCCGATACAGATCAAAGTCGTTGGCGCTTATCACGACCTCGCCACTTTCGTGAGCGGCGTATCGAGCTTGCCACGCATCGTTACCCTGCATGATTTCGAGATTAAGCCGAACAGTAAGGATTCGTCTTCCAAGCTGCACATGAGCATCCTGGCAAAGACCTATCGCTATAACGATAAGGGGCTGCAGAAATGA
- a CDS encoding pilus assembly protein PilP gives MKGARLAAIGLGMMVLAGCGVSGDFDDLRSYMDEVRAKPKGSIEPLPAFLPYEAFTYSAASLRHPFQPPMKIDLTQRQKGTKDIKPDESRIKQFLEEFNIENFVMVGTLANGAGNYALIKGGDGVHRVKVGDYLGRNHGRIVEISEAEVDVLEIVPDGEGGWLERPRSLTLKERS, from the coding sequence ATGAAAGGAGCCCGACTTGCGGCGATAGGCCTGGGCATGATGGTGCTGGCTGGGTGCGGTGTCAGCGGAGATTTCGACGATCTGCGCAGTTACATGGATGAAGTGCGTGCCAAGCCGAAAGGTTCGATCGAGCCCCTTCCAGCGTTTCTGCCGTACGAGGCGTTTACCTACAGCGCGGCGTCGTTGCGCCATCCGTTCCAGCCGCCTATGAAGATTGATCTGACTCAGCGGCAGAAAGGGACAAAGGATATAAAGCCCGATGAAAGCCGCATCAAGCAGTTTCTTGAGGAATTCAACATTGAAAACTTCGTCATGGTTGGCACGCTGGCCAATGGCGCAGGTAACTACGCCTTGATCAAAGGTGGTGACGGGGTTCACCGAGTCAAGGTCGGTGACTATCTGGGGCGCAACCATGGCCGTATCGTTGAGATCAGCGAGGCCGAGGTGGATGTGCTTGAAATCGTTCCGGACGGAGAGGGTGGGTGGCTTGAGCGCCCGCGTAGCCTGACCTTGAAAGAGCGTTCTTGA
- a CDS encoding type IV pilus secretin PilQ codes for MNTTLTRLGLSVLAALISPALLAANLNSLDVASLPGDRVELKLAFDEPVPTPRGYTLDQPARIALDLPGVSSKLGSKNHELGVGNARSVTVVEAQGRTRLIVNLTSLVPYSTRVDGNNLFVVLGESASVQAATSAAPAVSTTSAAPNPPLAIGKSISNIDFRRGDDGAGNVVITLSDPSISPSIEEQGGKIRVSFAKTQLPESLRVRLDVQDFATPVKFVDSSSKADGASITIEPSGRYDYLAYQTDDKLTISVKPLSEADAEQRKAEHFTYSGEKLSLNFQDIDVRSVLQLIADFTDLNLVASDTVQGNITLRLQNVPWDQALDLVLKTKGLDKRQVGNVLLVAPADEIAARERQELESKRQIAELAPLRREVVQVNYAKAADIAKLFQSVTAVDGQADERGSIAVDDRTNNIIAYQTQERLDELRRIVTQLDIPVRQVMIEARIVEANVGYDKALGVRWGGNVVNDQWSAYGKDGARAVDDDGILRPPGTKKVGSYTLEEGTAPVPFVDMGVLGSTSGVGIGFLSDHLLLDLQLSAMEKTGNGEVVSQPKVMTADKETAKILKGTEIPYQEASSSGATSTSFKEAALSLEVTPQITPDNRIIMEVKVTKDAPDFRNALNGVPPIDKNEVNAKVLVNDGETVVIGGVFSNSQSKSVDKVPFLGDVPYLGRLFRRDVVTDAKSELLVFLTPRILNHQAIAVNR; via the coding sequence ATGAATACCACTCTCACTCGTCTCGGTTTGTCAGTGCTGGCAGCGCTCATTTCGCCTGCATTGCTGGCAGCAAATTTGAATTCACTTGATGTCGCATCGTTGCCCGGCGACCGCGTTGAGCTGAAGCTGGCCTTCGACGAACCGGTTCCCACCCCTCGTGGCTATACGCTCGACCAGCCAGCCCGCATCGCTCTTGATCTGCCAGGCGTATCCAGCAAGCTGGGGTCGAAAAACCATGAGCTGGGTGTCGGTAATGCGCGAAGCGTGACCGTTGTGGAGGCGCAGGGACGTACCCGACTCATCGTGAATCTCACTTCTCTGGTTCCGTACTCGACCCGTGTTGACGGCAACAACCTGTTCGTGGTGCTCGGCGAATCCGCTAGTGTCCAAGCTGCTACTTCAGCTGCTCCCGCGGTCTCTACGACGTCTGCCGCACCGAATCCTCCCCTGGCTATTGGAAAATCCATCAGCAATATCGATTTTCGCCGTGGGGATGACGGGGCCGGCAATGTAGTCATTACCTTGTCTGACCCTTCGATCAGCCCAAGTATTGAAGAGCAAGGCGGTAAAATTCGAGTTTCCTTCGCCAAGACGCAATTGCCGGAATCGCTGCGTGTTCGGCTGGACGTCCAAGACTTTGCTACGCCAGTTAAATTTGTCGATTCAAGCAGCAAGGCAGATGGCGCCAGTATTACTATCGAGCCCAGCGGTCGATACGACTACCTGGCGTACCAGACTGACGACAAGCTGACCATTAGCGTCAAGCCGCTCAGCGAGGCAGATGCCGAGCAACGCAAGGCCGAACATTTCACCTATTCCGGTGAGAAGCTTTCACTGAATTTTCAAGATATTGACGTTCGCTCTGTTCTGCAGTTGATTGCAGATTTTACTGACCTAAACTTGGTGGCTAGCGATACCGTACAGGGCAACATCACTCTACGTTTGCAGAACGTACCCTGGGATCAGGCGCTGGACCTGGTGCTCAAAACCAAAGGCCTCGACAAACGCCAGGTGGGGAATGTTCTGCTGGTGGCTCCGGCAGACGAGATCGCCGCGCGGGAGCGTCAAGAGTTGGAGTCCAAGCGGCAAATTGCCGAGCTGGCGCCCCTCCGTCGTGAGGTCGTGCAGGTGAATTATGCTAAGGCAGCGGATATTGCGAAACTCTTTCAGTCGGTGACTGCGGTCGATGGGCAGGCTGACGAGCGCGGCTCCATCGCGGTTGATGACCGCACAAACAATATAATTGCCTACCAAACCCAAGAGCGTTTGGATGAACTACGCCGTATCGTAACTCAGCTGGACATCCCGGTTCGGCAGGTGATGATTGAGGCGCGCATTGTTGAGGCAAATGTTGGCTACGATAAAGCGTTGGGCGTACGGTGGGGTGGTAACGTTGTGAACGATCAGTGGAGTGCCTATGGCAAGGATGGCGCCAGGGCAGTCGACGACGACGGGATCTTGAGACCGCCAGGAACGAAAAAGGTCGGTAGTTATACGCTGGAAGAGGGCACGGCACCGGTTCCTTTTGTGGACATGGGAGTACTAGGAAGCACGTCCGGCGTGGGCATCGGCTTTCTTTCTGATCACCTCCTATTGGATCTTCAACTCTCTGCGATGGAGAAAACCGGAAACGGAGAGGTCGTATCCCAGCCGAAGGTCATGACGGCGGACAAAGAAACGGCGAAGATTCTGAAGGGTACGGAAATTCCCTATCAGGAGGCCAGTTCCAGTGGCGCTACAAGTACCTCATTCAAAGAAGCGGCTCTATCCTTGGAAGTAACCCCTCAAATCACGCCGGATAACCGCATCATTATGGAGGTCAAGGTCACTAAAGACGCACCAGACTTCCGCAATGCGTTGAACGGCGTCCCTCCAATCGATAAGAACGAAGTCAACGCCAAGGTTTTGGTCAACGATGGGGAAACTGTCGTTATCGGTGGTGTGTTCTCCAACAGCCAGTCGAAAAGCGTCGACAAGGTTCCGTTTCTAGGCGATGTGCCTTATCTTGGCCGCTTGTTTCGTCGCGATGTCGTGACGGATGCCAAATCTGAACTGTTGGTGTTCCTTACACCTAGAATCCTGAATCATCAGGCCATCGCCGTGAATCGTTAA
- a CDS encoding shikimate kinase AroK, translating to MKNIILVGPMGAGKSTIGRLLAKELRLPFRDSDKEIEQRTGASIPLIFDVEGEQGFREREHVAIQELCQMGGVVLATGGGAVLRKDNREVLRTGGRVIYLCTSVDQQLDRTSRDRNRPLLRASNPREVLTGLMVVRDPLYREIADIIIQTDERPPRLVVQEILSQLQSPGARESLGRSALS from the coding sequence TTGAAAAACATTATCCTCGTAGGTCCGATGGGAGCTGGAAAAAGCACCATCGGACGCCTGCTTGCCAAGGAGCTTCGTCTCCCCTTTCGGGACTCCGACAAGGAGATCGAGCAGCGGACCGGTGCCAGCATTCCGCTGATATTCGACGTTGAAGGCGAACAGGGTTTTCGGGAGAGGGAGCACGTCGCAATTCAGGAGCTATGCCAAATGGGCGGCGTCGTGCTGGCAACGGGTGGCGGTGCGGTGCTTAGAAAGGACAATCGCGAAGTATTGCGCACAGGCGGGCGCGTTATCTACCTGTGCACTTCGGTCGATCAGCAGCTTGACCGTACCTCCCGGGATCGCAATCGACCGTTGCTGCGAGCTTCGAACCCCCGCGAGGTGCTGACCGGTTTGATGGTTGTTCGGGACCCGTTGTATCGCGAAATTGCCGACATCATCATTCAGACGGACGAGCGCCCCCCGCGCCTGGTGGTGCAGGAGATTCTCAGTCAGCTCCAGTCTCCTGGGGCTCGTGAAAGCTTGGGCCGATCTGCGCTATCCTAG
- a CDS encoding 3-dehydroquinate synthase — protein MQTLQVDLGERSYPIMIGAQLIDQGELLARHIRGKQVAIVTNDTVAPLYLERLSRSLGEFKLTPIVLPDGEAQKNWQTLQLIFDALLSARHDRNTTIVALGGGVIGDMAGFAAASYQRGVDFIQVPTTLLSQVDSSVGGKTGINHPLGKNMIGAFYQPQAVLIDTSTLATLPSRELSAGLAEVIKYGLICDEPFLGWLEENIDRLRTLDQVALTEAIKRSCEAKAKVVGADERESGIRATLNLGHTFGHAIETHQGYGVWLHGEAVSAGTVMALEMSSRLGWISADERDRAVRLLSRAGLPVVPPVDMSAEDFLKHMAVDKKVLNGQLRLVLLKRLGEAVVTGDFPREVLEATLNVNYDALTQ, from the coding sequence ATGCAGACTCTACAGGTCGATCTCGGCGAGCGAAGCTACCCGATCATGATTGGTGCGCAGCTCATCGATCAGGGTGAGCTGTTGGCCCGCCATATCCGTGGCAAGCAGGTTGCAATCGTTACTAATGACACCGTTGCGCCGCTCTATCTTGAGCGCCTTTCGCGCAGCCTTGGCGAATTCAAGCTGACCCCGATCGTGCTCCCCGATGGAGAGGCGCAAAAGAACTGGCAGACCCTGCAGTTGATCTTTGATGCGTTGCTCTCGGCTAGGCATGATCGCAACACCACGATCGTCGCGCTGGGCGGCGGCGTCATCGGCGATATGGCCGGTTTCGCAGCTGCCAGCTACCAGCGAGGCGTCGACTTCATTCAGGTTCCGACAACTCTGCTATCTCAAGTCGATTCCTCGGTGGGCGGTAAGACGGGTATCAATCATCCGCTCGGCAAGAACATGATCGGTGCGTTCTACCAACCGCAGGCAGTGCTGATCGACACTTCCACTCTGGCAACTCTGCCGTCGCGCGAGTTGTCCGCCGGCCTCGCCGAGGTCATCAAATACGGATTGATCTGTGACGAGCCGTTCCTCGGCTGGCTTGAGGAGAATATCGACAGGCTTCGAACGTTGGATCAAGTGGCGCTCACCGAAGCGATAAAGCGTTCCTGTGAGGCTAAGGCCAAGGTGGTTGGAGCGGACGAGCGAGAGTCAGGCATTCGCGCCACGCTCAATCTTGGTCATACGTTCGGCCATGCCATCGAGACCCATCAGGGCTATGGAGTATGGCTGCACGGCGAGGCGGTCTCGGCGGGCACGGTCATGGCCCTCGAGATGTCGAGCCGGCTGGGGTGGATTAGTGCCGATGAGCGAGATCGCGCAGTGCGCTTGCTGTCGCGTGCCGGTTTGCCAGTTGTGCCTCCAGTCGACATGAGTGCTGAGGATTTCCTAAAGCACATGGCAGTCGACAAGAAAGTGCTGAACGGCCAGTTGCGATTGGTGCTGCTCAAGCGCCTGGGCGAAGCCGTGGTAACCGGTGACTTCCCCCGTGAAGTGCTAGAGGCCACATTGAACGTCAACTACGACGCGCTTACGCAATAG
- a CDS encoding cell division protein, whose amino-acid sequence MSSLSADDSYLNHYGFSHDPFAARVPGFKFFPAQRKPVLGQLHHLARYSQLLLVVTGPEGSGKTLVRQALVASSNKQAVQSVVISPQETLDSNILLQQIAQALGSQRADFDSIMAQIIQLALTGQEVYLLVDDAERLTGAAVETLLRLAQGSPEGRPHVFLFGEHTLVARLEALVEGEERFHVIALQPYEQDETREYLALRLEGAGSGLDCFTEEQVERIHVDSGGWPGAINQTAREELLEAMQQSKGRRKSAGWSLPLPMKHVLALVVVVFIVLITLLMMRGSDDSSATAVTTALPLGTAPVTEALDEEADTASEIVPVPPAQLVIREPLAAAGSAEADDSSAQAIEEPAPVEELADDSIQAPAEIAAPVAVEPPAAQPNRVAEVPREPVRQVVADAPASPANWYANQSKTNYLVQVLGTRTQANAEALVKRQGDGFRYFVKQHEGRPLYVVTYGSFPSRNAALEAIKKLPPSLQAGKPWVRSFMSVQQEISPTRQ is encoded by the coding sequence ATGTCCAGTTTGTCTGCTGACGATTCGTATCTGAATCATTACGGGTTCAGTCATGATCCCTTTGCTGCACGCGTACCCGGCTTCAAGTTCTTCCCAGCTCAGCGCAAGCCAGTGCTTGGGCAGTTGCATCACCTTGCTCGCTACAGCCAGTTGCTACTGGTAGTGACGGGGCCCGAGGGTAGCGGCAAAACACTGGTGCGTCAGGCCCTTGTGGCCAGCAGTAACAAGCAGGCGGTTCAGAGCGTGGTCATCTCGCCACAGGAAACGCTCGATTCGAACATTCTTTTGCAGCAGATCGCCCAAGCGCTTGGCAGTCAGCGCGCCGACTTCGACTCGATCATGGCGCAGATCATTCAATTGGCGTTGACCGGTCAGGAAGTGTATCTGCTGGTCGATGATGCCGAACGGCTTACGGGGGCGGCCGTCGAAACCTTGCTGCGACTCGCTCAGGGTAGCCCTGAAGGGCGGCCGCACGTCTTTCTCTTCGGTGAGCATACTCTGGTGGCGCGTCTGGAGGCGTTGGTAGAAGGTGAGGAGCGCTTCCATGTGATTGCGCTTCAACCGTACGAGCAAGATGAAACTCGCGAGTATCTCGCGCTGCGCCTCGAAGGGGCTGGATCTGGGCTGGATTGTTTTACTGAAGAGCAGGTCGAGCGAATTCATGTCGATTCCGGCGGATGGCCGGGTGCCATAAACCAGACCGCTAGAGAGGAGCTTCTCGAGGCAATGCAGCAGTCGAAAGGGCGTCGAAAGTCGGCCGGATGGAGCTTGCCGCTACCCATGAAGCACGTGCTCGCTCTGGTCGTCGTCGTTTTCATCGTCTTGATCACCTTGCTGATGATGCGAGGCTCGGATGACTCGTCAGCGACGGCTGTCACCACCGCATTGCCGCTGGGGACGGCCCCGGTAACCGAGGCGCTTGACGAGGAGGCCGATACGGCGTCGGAGATCGTCCCGGTGCCGCCTGCTCAACTGGTTATCCGAGAGCCACTTGCTGCTGCTGGTAGTGCCGAGGCGGATGATTCATCGGCACAGGCTATCGAGGAGCCGGCGCCTGTTGAGGAACTGGCTGACGACAGTATTCAAGCGCCTGCAGAAATCGCCGCCCCGGTGGCAGTGGAGCCTCCGGCCGCTCAGCCCAATCGCGTAGCCGAGGTGCCGCGGGAACCCGTGCGTCAAGTTGTCGCGGATGCGCCTGCCTCCCCTGCGAACTGGTACGCCAACCAGTCCAAAACCAACTACCTGGTTCAGGTGTTGGGTACGCGGACCCAAGCGAACGCTGAGGCATTGGTTAAACGGCAAGGTGACGGTTTCCGTTATTTTGTCAAGCAGCATGAGGGTAGGCCCTTATATGTTGTGACCTACGGCAGTTTCCCCAGTCGTAATGCTGCGTTGGAGGCCATCAAGAAATTGCCGCCCTCGCTGCAGGCTGGTAAGCCTTGGGTGCGGAGTTTCATGAGCGTCCAGCAGGAAATCTCGCCGACTCGCCAGTGA